cccggtTATGATTTGAAGAGTCAGTTTTGTGTGCAAATTCCAATAGTTATCAATTTTTTCATGAACGCGGAAAGGAGCCATCGAGAAACTACTAGTTGGCGGAACCATTTACCGGTATTGAAAAGTCTACAACCGAGCAGAAGGAGCCATTTCAGATTCTCATGAGAACTTGCGGCGTGAGCTCATTGGACGAAAGAGAGTGATCTATGATCATCTAGTGCATGTCCTATTTGGGCACAGCCTCTTTGTTGGCAGCTCTGCATTGCCGTTCACTCAACCTCCTTTTTCGGGAAAGTAACGCATGATCTTACTTTTGACAGAGACAGGGAGTAACACGCAGTAATCAAGCTAGTGActgtaaaataaaaaagaaactgTGCGGGCTGATCTATAGTAGTCCTGGATGGGCCATCGTTGCTGCAATGGGCCAAGGCTAGGCCAGCTAAAACAGACTCGATTCTTCTTACGAAGCTCGGTGGCCGGCCCAACCATCCTATAGCCAGGGCAAGCGTGCATGGGCCTGATGTAGCAAACACGTGCGTGCCTGCAGTTCTTCGAGACTCTTCCCCGGTCGGCATCGCCGCATCGGAACGACTACTACGTGCTGCTGCCGAGAGCAGATTTTCGAGGCCGTTTCCCCGGCCGTCCAGACAGCCACGAGCCGTTTTGGTTgcatatacggagtacatacTCCATCGCCGTACGTCCCCTTCCTCCCGATTTTGTGTCACCGGTACGGTTATCCGGCCGGTTCGCAGCCATACGCGTGTGTCCGACCGATATTGACACGATGCCGTAGCCATAAACGGCAACCTTTTTTCTGTGGCCATGCAGGCGTCTAGTGTACCGTACAccgttcttttctttctttggcaGTTTGCAGCACGTACCTCTTGCTAGTATATACTCTGTTGCACCGTGCAAAGCGTGTTGCAAGTCTGCAACAACCGCCGATTCACCGTGCAaacgtcctcttcctcccgatACCGTGTCACCGGACGGTTATCCGGCCGTTCCGTAGCCATACGTGTGCCGACTGTCGACACGTACAACGGGACACCGACGCCGTATTTATCTGGCACGGTCAACCTTTTTTATGTGGCCGTGCATGCGTGTAGTGTCCTGTACACCAGCTTATTAGCCGCTTCATGTTCTTTGGCCCTTTGCTCTACGTACGCACCAACAGCTTATCAGCTCTGTTCTTCTGTGGCCATGCACGCGTGTGCAGTGCACCAGCTTATTTAGCTCAGAGATACTCTGTTGCGCCGTGCAAGCTTTGTTGCGAGTCAGAAACAACACTCACGCACGCTCCTCGGGTAGCTAATGGCGTCTCTTCAGCAGCTCGACGGCTCTACCCTCCTTCTGTTCCTCCTCTTCGTGGTTTCCTGCTTCGTCTTCGCCAGAGGCCGCTTCAGACCTGCAGGCCGCAAGGGCGACCGTCCGCAGGAAGAGCCGCCTTCGCCACGGCCGCTGCCGATCATCGGCAACCTGCACGAGCTAGTCGGCAGACACCACCCGCACCGTAGACTGCAGCTCCTCGCGCGTCGGCACGGCccgctcttcttcctccgcctgGGCTCCGCGGCGCCGACCTTCGTGGTCTCCTCGGCAGCCATGGCAGAGGCCGTGCTCAGGACGCAGGACCACGTCTTCTGCAGCCGGCCCCAGCAGCGCACCGCCCGGGGCACGCTCTACGACAGCCGCGACGTGGGATTCAGCCCCTACGGCGACCGGTGGCGCCAGCTCCGCCGCATCGCCGTCGTGCACCTGCTCAGCGCCAAGCGTGTCGACTCCTTCCGCGGCCTCAGAGCCGACGagctctcctccttcctccaaCGGCTCCGCTCGGCCGCGAGCTCCCAGGAGGAGAAGCACGGAGGAATCGACGTGACGGAGCTCATCGTGAGCTTGACGTACGGCGTGATCTCGAGGGCGGCGTTCGGGGACAAGCTGGGCGGCGTGGAGCCGGGGGCGGTGCGGGAGATAATGGCGGAGCTTACTGATCTGCTTGGGACGATCGCCGTGAGTGACGTGTTCCCGCGGCTCGGGTGGGTGGTGGACTGGGCCACGGGGCTCGACGCCAGGGTGAAGAGGACGGCGGCCAAGCTTGATGATATTCTCGAGAGGGCGTTCGAGGAGCACGAGAGGAGCCGGGGAGGaaacgccggcggcggcgaggcagagGCTGCTGCTCCTGACCTCCTGGATGACCTGCTCTCCATCGTCAGGGATGGTGACCAGGGGGTTAAGCTCGACATGGTTGATGCCAAGGGACTCATCTTGGTAATAAAACGATCAAAACCAAGACGATCGACTTTCTACTGCCTAGTAAGTAGCAATTGTAATCCGTTTCCGTATGTTGCAGGACATGTTCATAGCAGGCACCGACACGACATACAAGACCGTGGAATGGACGATGGCAGAGCTCGTCAAGAACCCGAGGGAAATGGAAAAGGTGCAAGCAGAGGTGAGGCAGGTCGTTGGAGCAGGGGAGAAGCAGCAGGGAAgctctgttgttgttgtccaGGAAGAAGATCTGGAGAAGATGAGCCTCCTGAAGGCGGCCATGAAGGAAGCGCTGAGGCTACACCCGCCGGTGCCGCTCCTGATCCCGCGGGAGACGATCCAGGACACGCGGCTCCACGGCTACCACATCCCGGCAAGGACCCGGGTCATGGTGAACGCGTGGGCGATCGGGCGGGACGGCGAGTCGTGGGGCGAGGACGCGGAGGAGTTCCGGCCGGAGAGGTTCCTCGTGCACgggccggcggccatggtggATTATAGCGGCAAGGACACGAGGTTCATACCGTTCGGGGCCGGCAGGAGGGGGTGCCCCGGGGTGGCATTCGGGACGCGCCTCGCGGAGCTCACGCTGGCCAACATGATGTGCCATTTCGACTGGgcgctgccggccggccgggaccTGGAGTCGTTTGAGGTCGTCGAGTCCACTGGGCTGTCGCCTGGGCTTAAGCACCCCTTGACCCTTGCCGTGACACCCGTGTAAGCTAGCATGCATTCATAATGCATTGATCGACTGTGTTCGAGTACGAGTTAATtaattcctcctcctcggcaaTAAGAAGATAAGCGTAGCTCGAAAATGGATCGATGTGGCTCCCATGCATCTAAAGTGTACCGGTACAACCAATATggttccatgcatgcatacttTTTCTATATTGTCGCCGCTCAGTTCTTACCTACGGTTAATTAGTCTCTCCCAGGGCTAGCTACTCATTTATCCCCTCCAAAATGTTAAGGGCCTGGACAGTAATAAATCAAACAATAGCCCCCTCAACTTGTAATGAACGGTAAGAATAGGTTCAACCAATAAGTAAGCGGTGGAATAAACACAATCACATGCACAGGAGACACAATAATTTACGTGCAAAACCTCCTCAAAGTGAGGAGTAAATAACACGGACCGAGCCGGTCCACTTCCATTTCCACTATTAGCGAAATGAATGTAATGGAGTCTTCTTTCAAATTTCTAGAAAATCACAACAAATACCATTACAAGTTACAAACTTGACATCACCATCAACAACCACCACTCTAACAGGAGCGAAAGAATATAGCTCAAAATCAGCTAAACAGAGAAATATGCAGTTTATGTCTCCTTCGGTTTTCATATTATTGTTCTTAAACGGCTGGTCCAAAATGCGTGGAACTTGCATTGGCAGATATGTAGTTCTATGAGTTCTCAACACAATGTCAAAATTTTAGCTCAATCTGACATCTTTTGACCCCTCAAACCGACATCCAAACACTACGCGTCTAAGAAGTTTCAGCAAACAAATTTGACAAAGACACCCACTAATCCCACTCTCTGACCACTCAATCTCAAACCAACTAACCAAATCGAAATGCTTTGAGTGTGTAATAAATTCACCAAGTTTGGAGTTGATCCAAGCACATATGAGCCTCAACGGACAAGTTTGGTGAAGATCAACACAGAGCTCGAATCTGGGCAGAgtttttcttcctctcttctctacTCTCTTTGGTTGTAGGTGTGTGCTGCTCTTTCCCTTGCTCTCTCACTCTCAGCAGCCAAGAAAAGACACTGAGGAGGCAAGGGTTAGGATTTGTTTGGACGTAGATATTCAACCAAGGAATTGAACTGCGGATCCAATATCAAATCTGAGGAGAAAGGGAATTGAGCTTCCAATTCAATACCACTGTTTGGATGCCCATGTAACTGATTGTTGGAATCAAAGAGGAGAGGCAATTCCAATTCCTGTTTGGGTGTAACTCCAACTTGAATTTAAATCAAGCAAAAATATTCTTAAAATCAAGCAACAAATACACAAGACACAGTGATCTAAGTTATAGGTCGACAAGTTATGAACGAACAATGAACATAGATCGATCAATTACACAAGAAGGACAGCGAGGTACTCCACTTGAACATGAACTGCCGGTAGCAGAACAGATTACAAAGAAGAGAATGGTGGAGGACGGGGAGCAGAACTTGAACATACATCAATCAATTCCACGAGAAGGACAGATTACAGAAGAACCAGAACCAGTAGTTGAACACCAACTTCTCTGCTACGTACTCCTCCTCGTTCCTCCCTTCCTCCTTCTCAGATCTGATTGAGATTCGTCTCTAATTCTTCTCCCGTGGATGTGTGTGATGGGAGGGAAGGGGGGCTTGGTCCAGCTCGACCCCGTGGTTGGAGAAGAACGCGCGCAGGTGGCCGGAGAAGAGCAGGCGACCATGAGGTGGAGACGGATGCGGGGGAGGCTTGGTCCAGCTCAGCTTCGGCCGCCGCACCTGAGAGGGAGGGGATGCAATAGAGAGGGCTCTCACCTGCGCCGCACGCCGCCCGCTGCCGTCGAccaccgcgcgccgcctgTGGTCGCCTTGCTCGCGAGTCGCCCCTCTGCGTCTCGAGGAAGATAATGGCTCGGGGAAGAAAACGTTTCGGGACAGAGGAGGTCGCGGATGAATTCCGAGAAATACGGAGCTCGGGGGCTCGGAATTACGGGACGCAGTGCGGGAGACGGTTCGGAATTCGACCCAATTCCAGCAGTCAATATTCCAGCGACTCCCAAACAACGGAATTCGGGATATCCAATGCATTCCCAATTTCTGGCTCCAATATCTACGTCCAAGCGTGGTGCTAGggttttcttcatcttctcctctctctcaaGGAGGCATCTCAGCCATTGAATGAGCCTGAAATCCATTTTCATGTGAGCTGGACTTTTGAGCTTTATTGGGCTGCAGCTCACCACCTGACCATGTGTAGGGACTAGCCCAACATAAAACAATATATAAATGTTCATACCAGTTGCTCCCAATATTTTCTGAAATCTGAAACTTTGATCAATTCAACATGGGCCAAAATATTATTGTA
The Brachypodium distachyon strain Bd21 chromosome 2, Brachypodium_distachyon_v3.0, whole genome shotgun sequence genome window above contains:
- the LOC100834493 gene encoding cytochrome P450 71A1, with protein sequence MASLQQLDGSTLLLFLLFVVSCFVFARGRFRPAGRKGDRPQEEPPSPRPLPIIGNLHELVGRHHPHRRLQLLARRHGPLFFLRLGSAAPTFVVSSAAMAEAVLRTQDHVFCSRPQQRTARGTLYDSRDVGFSPYGDRWRQLRRIAVVHLLSAKRVDSFRGLRADELSSFLQRLRSAASSQEEKHGGIDVTELIVSLTYGVISRAAFGDKLGGVEPGAVREIMAELTDLLGTIAVSDVFPRLGWVVDWATGLDARVKRTAAKLDDILERAFEEHERSRGGNAGGGEAEAAAPDLLDDLLSIVRDGDQGVKLDMVDAKGLILDMFIAGTDTTYKTVEWTMAELVKNPREMEKVQAEVRQVVGAGEKQQGSSVVVVQEEDLEKMSLLKAAMKEALRLHPPVPLLIPRETIQDTRLHGYHIPARTRVMVNAWAIGRDGESWGEDAEEFRPERFLVHGPAAMVDYSGKDTRFIPFGAGRRGCPGVAFGTRLAELTLANMMCHFDWALPAGRDLESFEVVESTGLSPGLKHPLTLAVTPV